TAATTTGCCAAACGAATTACTAAATATGCACCCTAACTGGTTAATAGATGCTCTGGAAAAACAGGAGGCTGCATTCATTAGATAATCCCGGGCTCAATTCTCTTACGCAGAAGCGTCATTTCACCAATTGTTTGCCCCTGTAAAAGTTCAGCTCCATCAACAACAGACGCAAAAAAAGGAATGGCGTCATACCATTCCTTTTTATTATTACCCTATATATCTCCAGAAAGTACCGTGTTTTGCTTGTACCTTTTCAACAGTTTGAGATAGAACTAATTTTTTTAATGTTTTTTCAACATCAGCTATTGTCATATTATATACCGATGCTATTTCAGCAGTGGCAACAAATTGGTAGTGAGCTAGGAATGCTTCTAATGGAGGGGTGTGGGAAGGCTTAATATCATCGCCCACCATTTCTTTTAAGACTTGAACATATAAATCATACGTATAAATGCCTGTTATTTTTAAGCCTTCTCTTTCTACCTCTTCACTGAAAAAAGCAAGTGTAGGGATTTCCTGGACATCCATTTCAGAAGTGATTTTCAAGTCACATTGCAAAGCTTTTGCTGAGCTTTCTGAATGAAGGTCTTTTCTGAATTCATTGACGTCAAGTCCGACATCTTTTGCGATTTCAACTAAAATTTCTTCATCTGAAACATTTTGACTTTCAATAAATAGTACTTCCTGCAGCTTTCTCATAAATTTAAGAGCTGCTTTTCGTCCTTGAAGTTCAGCTGATTTTATTGCTAGTGAAGCTGTGTATGGACTTGATAATGGATTTTTTAGCCACACATTTCCATCACATGACATTCCAGTACGACTGCCTGTTTTTTCCCAGGCCTGTGCAAGCTTTTCAGGTTTTTTTCTTTTTGAAACGTTTAGTGTTGCAAGACGGCCGCTGATAATATATTTTAGCGTGAAAAGTCGTCCGTATTCTATTTGTAATTTTTTTATGATTGGTTCCAAGGCCCAGCATTCAGGGCATAAAGGGTCAACAAACATATAGATTTCCAATGGCTTATCAGGGTGACCGTTACAGTGTGAGAAAAAGAGGGAGATGTTTTTATTCTCATGATGTCCCATCAAGATATCCCTCTTTACTGTCTGGTGAATTCACCATATGTTCAGCAGTAAGTTTTAAGCGGTGCAATAGAAAGTCCTTTACTTCCCCCTCGAGTTGAACTTCCTTCATTGCTTTCTCCATACAAGCAATCCATGCTTTTGCTCTTGAAGGTGTGATTTCAAAAGGAAGATGTCTTGCTCTGAGCATCGGATGGCCGTGTTCCTCGGTGTATTCTTGAGGGCCACCTAAGTACTGTGTGAGAAATTGCTTTTGCTTTCGTGCTGTTTCAGTTAAATCATCTGGAAAAATGGGAGACAATAACGGATGTTTTTGTACGTTTCCATAAAAGGTATCAACAAGCTGCGAAAGAGTTTCTGCTCCTATCGCCTCATAGGGTGTTAGATTTTGATTCGTCACGTTGATATCTCCTTTTCAAATTGCTAATGTTATTCTAATAAACGCAAAGTTTGTTATTGGAAAATGAATAGAAGAATGTTTATATATCAAAGAGTTTCACATCTATTAGGATAATATGACTACTTCAGCTTGCGTTATGTAAATTCATTTTAACAAGCACTTCTATATATCTCAA
This genomic stretch from Metabacillus sp. B2-18 harbors:
- a CDS encoding ClpXP adapter SpxH family protein, which codes for MGHHENKNISLFFSHCNGHPDKPLEIYMFVDPLCPECWALEPIIKKLQIEYGRLFTLKYIISGRLATLNVSKRKKPEKLAQAWEKTGSRTGMSCDGNVWLKNPLSSPYTASLAIKSAELQGRKAALKFMRKLQEVLFIESQNVSDEEILVEIAKDVGLDVNEFRKDLHSESSAKALQCDLKITSEMDVQEIPTLAFFSEEVEREGLKITGIYTYDLYVQVLKEMVGDDIKPSHTPPLEAFLAHYQFVATAEIASVYNMTIADVEKTLKKLVLSQTVEKVQAKHGTFWRYIG
- a CDS encoding globin domain-containing protein, giving the protein MTNQNLTPYEAIGAETLSQLVDTFYGNVQKHPLLSPIFPDDLTETARKQKQFLTQYLGGPQEYTEEHGHPMLRARHLPFEITPSRAKAWIACMEKAMKEVQLEGEVKDFLLHRLKLTAEHMVNSPDSKEGYLDGTS